A genomic region of Hippoglossus hippoglossus isolate fHipHip1 chromosome 8, fHipHip1.pri, whole genome shotgun sequence contains the following coding sequences:
- the mapk8ip3 gene encoding C-Jun-amino-terminal kinase-interacting protein 3 isoform X1 produces the protein MMELQIDEVVYQDDYGSGSVMSERVSGLANSIYREFERLIRSYDEEVVKELMPLVVNVLENLDGVLTENQEHEVELELLKEDNEQLITQYEREKALRKQAEEKFIEFEDALEAEKKDLQVQVEFLELQGKQLELKTKNYSDQITRLEERESDTKKEYNALHQRHTEMIQTYVEHIERSKMQQAGTNSQSEGPGCGRTQRHTWRKSKAERPPSLSLYPSGEGMVRGGLGGARMMPGKDTWQVSELGQSISSSAYQEDGSESDSVAATPSSTGSKSNTPTSSVPSATVTPINEGCLPNSEFDAMRAGNHRKSAKRLSRNMEVQVSQETRNVSIGMGSSDEWSEFQEIIDSTPELDMCVDHRGYGGGNSPSQGIVNEAFGINTDSLYHEIKDAKSDIIGDVDAGAELLGEFSVRDDFFGMGKEVENLLTENKQLLETKNALNIVKNDLIAKVDELSGVQEVLREELEAVRQSKNKVDARVKELEEELKRLRAEALGASRDSKDEGADDFSSPMQDGDMTMTQRRRFTRVEMARVLMERNQYKERLMELQEAVRWTEMIRASRESPPITEKKKSTIWQFFARLFSTSSSPPPVKRPYYSVNIHYKSPSPAGFSQRRSQTMCQISTSNRTLEFFPEELASNGVASLLSDSAVLARREQRREQYRQVREHMRRDDGIMQACGWSVPSRFKQTGGQTDTAQESPLKRQQTTNEKDDNRMKNVPVPVYCRPLVEKDPNRKLWCAAGVDLSGWRAGSQESPPSRALLGGSDPLHADEDGAEKKSSHTSPEKRKSKELQETDSMNSRVWILTSTHSASKVVIIDANQPGSLVDQFNVCNAHVLCISSVPAASESDYPAGEIVLDPGDAGTGAGEDTGSVENMLAGITLVGCATNCSVARSNCSSRTDTPIMDKGQAPTAPPMNGKIHPAQSAEEATEATEVSESTANHTMGSGPPGPFTEHVFTDPQPRPTDVSDRNGGLSKEESSQPPESEDGCDDSKSYTSVAPTMWLGAQNGWLYVHSAVGNWKKCLHSIKLKDSVLSLVHVKGRVLVALADGTLAIFHRSEDGQWDLSNYHLMDLGRPHHSIRCMAVVHDKVWCGYKNKIHVIQPKSMQIEKSFDAHPRRESQVRQLAWIGDGVWVSIRLDSTLRLYHAHTHQHLQDVDIEPYVSKMLGTGKLGFSFVRITALLIGGNRLWVGTGNGVIISIPLTETVVLHRGQLLGLRANKVSPTSSGGVIHVYGDDGSEKSSGSFIPYCSMAQAQLCFHGHRDAVKFFVSVPGNVLATLNGSVLDSPSEGQGSTAPPETEAQSVHNVLVLSGGEGYIDFRIGDGEDDETEEGESGGATQMKPALCKAERSHIIVWQVSYVPE, from the exons ATGATGGAGCTGCAGATCGACGAGGTGGTCTACCAGGACGACTACGGCTCCGGCTCCGTGATGTCGGAGCGGGTGTCGGGCCTGGCCAACAGCATCTACCGGGAGTTCGAGCGGCTGATCCGCAGCTACGACGAGGAGGTGGTGAAGGAGCTGATGCCGCTGGTGGTGAACGTGCTGGAGAACCTGGACGGGGTGCTCACCGAGAACCAGGAGCACGaagtggagctggagctgctgaaggaggACAACGAGCAGCTCATCACCCAGTACGAGCGGGAGAAGGCGCTGAGGAAGCAGGCGGAGGAG AAATTCATTGAGTTTGAAGATGCCTTGGAAGCTGAGAAGAAGGACCTGCAGGTACAGGTGGAGTTTCTGGAGCTGCAGGGGAAACAGCTGGAGCTCAAGACAAAGAACTACTCCGACCAAA tcacTCGGCTGGAGGAGCGAGAGTCAGACACGAAGAAAGAGTACAACGCTCTGCACCAGCGCCACACTGAG ATGATCCAGACGTACGTCGAGCACATAGAGCGGTCCAAAATGCAGCAGGCAGGGACCAACAGCCAATCGGAAGGCCCCGGCTGTGGACGAAC TCAACGCCACACATGGAGGAAAAG CAAAGCGGAGCGCCCGCCGTCGTTGAGCCTGTACCCCAGCGGCGAGGGCATGGTACGTGGGGGTCTCGGGGGGGCTAGGATGATGCCCGGGAAAGACACCTGGCAGGTCAGCGAGCTCGGCCAGTCAATCTCCAGCTCTGCCTATCAG GAGGATGGATCCGAGTCCGACTCAGTAGCAGCCACGCCCAGCAGCACGGGGAGCAAGTCCAACACACCCACCTCCTCCGTCCCCTCCGCCACCGTCACCCCGATCAACGAGGGCTGCCTCCCCAACTCCGAGTTCGATGCCATGCGGGCCGGGAACCACAGGAAAAGTGCCAAGCGGCTCAGCCGGAATATGGAAGTGCAGGTTTCCCAGGAAACCAGGAACGTCAGCATCG GTATGGGAAGCAGTGATGAGTGGTCCGAGTTCCAGGAGATCATCGATTCTACTCCTGAGCTCGACATGTGTGTGGACCACCGCGGGTACGGGGGAGGAAACAG ccCCTCCCAGGGCATCGTGAACGAGGCCTTCGGCATCAACACCGACTCCCTTTATCACGAGATCAAAGACGCCAAGTCGGACATCATCGGAGACGTAGATGCAGGCGCCGAGCTGCTCG GCGAGTTCTCAG TCCGCGATGATTTCTTCG GGATGGGCAAGGAGGTGGAGAACCTGCTGACAGAGAACAAACAGCTCCTAGAGACCAA AAACGCTCTGAACATTGTGAAAAACGACCTTATTGCCAAAGTGGACGAGCTGTCGGGGGTGCAGGAGGTGCtgagggaggagctggaggccgTGAGGCAGTCGAAGAACAAGGTGGACGCCAGAgtcaaggagctggaggaagaacTCAAGAG GTTAAGAGCCGAAGCTCTCGGTGCGTCTCGGGACTCTAAGGATGAAGGAGCGGATGAT TTCTCATCGCCCATGCAGGACGGCGACATGACAATGACCCAGCGGCGGCGATTCACCCGGGTGGAGATGGCGCGCGTGCTGATGGAGAGGAACCAGTACAAAGAGAGACTGATGGAACTGCAGGAGGCCGTACGGTGGACGGAAATGATCAG GGCGTCCCGGGAGAGTCCTCcaatcacagagaaaaagaagtcAACCATCTGGCAGTT CTTTGCACGTCTCTTCAGCACGTCGTCCAGCCCTCCGCCGGTCAAGCGGCCGTACTACAGCGTCAACATCCACTACAAGTCGCCCTCGCCGGCCGGCTTCTCTCAGCGACGCAGCCAAACCATGTGTCAGATCTCCACCTCCAACCGCACGCTGGAGTTCTTCCCCGAAGA ACTGGCCAGTAACGGTGTTGCGTCTCTCCTCAGTGACTCGGCGGTCTTAGCCCGCCGAGAGCAGCGGCGTGAACAGTACCGGCAGGTCCGCGAGCACATGCGCCGCGATGACGGCATCATGCAGGCCTGTGGCTGGAGTGTGCCGTCACGCTTcaaacag ACTGGTGGTCAGACGGACACCGCTCAGGAAAGCCCGCTGAAGAGACAACAG ACCACCAACGAAAAAGACGATAATCGCATGAAGAATGTTCCTGTCCCGGTGTActgtcgccccctggtggagaaGGACCCCAACAGGAAG ttGTGGTGTGCGGCAGGCGTGGACCTGTCAGGATGGAGGGCCGGCAGCCAGGAGTCGCCACCAAGCAGAGCCCTGTTGGGCGGCAGCGATCCCCTGCACGCTGACGAGGACGGAGCGGAGAAGAAGAGCAGCCACACGTCCCCGGAGAAGAGGAAG TCAAAGGAGCTCCAAGAAACAGACAGCATGAACAGTCGAGTGTGGATACTCACCAGCACTCACTCTGCCAGCAAGGTGGTCATCATCGACGCCAACCAGCCGGGCTCACTGGTCGACCAGTTCAACGTCTGCAACGCCCACGTGCTCTGCATCTCCAGCGTCCCAG ctgCCAGTGAGAGCGACTACCCAGCAGGAGAGATCGTGTTGGATCCGGGTGACGCTGGCACCGGCGCAGGCGAGGACACCGGTAGTGTGGAGAACATGTTGGCCGGTATCACTCTCGTCGGCTGCGCCACCAACTGCAGCGTTGCCCGTAGCAACTGCTCCTCACGCACTGATACCCCCATAATGGACAAAGGACAAG CCCCCACTGCTCCCCCCATGAACGGGAAGATTCACCCTGCACAGTCGGCCGAGGAAGCCACTGAAGCCACAGAGGTCTCAGAGTCAACAGCCAACCACACGATGGGATCCGGCCCTCCAGGACCATTCACCGAGCACGTCTTCACCGATCCCCAGCCTCGTCCTACAGACGTCTCCGACAG AAACGGAGGCCTGTCCAAAGAGGAATCGTCTCAGCCTCCAGAGTCAGAGGACGGATGCGACGATTCCAAAAGCTACACGAGCGTGGCCCCCACCATGTGGCTCGGGGCCCAGAACGGCTG GCTCTACGTGCACTCGGCCGTTGGAAACTGGAAGAAGTGTCTCCACTCCATCAAACTCAAAGACTCGGTGCTCAGCTTGGT GCATGTGAAAGGTCGTGTGCTGGTCGCCCTCGCTGACGGGACCCTCGCCATTTTCCACAGATCAGAGG ACGGCCAGTGGGATTTGTCCAACTACCACCTCATGGACCTCGGTCGGCCTCATCACTCCATCCGCTGCATGGCGGTCGTCCACGACAAGGTGTGGTGCGGCTACAAGAACAAGATCCACGTCATCCAGCCCAAGAGCATGCAGATCGAG AAGTCCTTCGACGCGCACCCCCGCAGGGAGAGCCAGGTGCGGCAGCTAGCGTGGATCGGCGATGGCGTGTGGGTGTCGATCCGGCTCGACTCCACCCTGCGCCTCTACCACGCCCACACGCACCAGCACCTCCAGGACGTGGACATTGAGCCGTACGTCAGCAAGATGCTGG GTACCGGCAAGCTGGGCTTCTCCTTCGTGCGAATCACGGCGCTTCTGATCGGTGGGAATCGCCTGTGGGTAGGAACTGGGAACGGTGTGATCATCTCCATCCCACTGACGGAGA CGGTGGTCCTTCACCGGGGACAGCTCCTGGGTTTGAGGG CCAATAAAGTGTCTCCAACATCCTCCGGGGGAGTCATCCACGTGTACGGCGACGACGGCTCTGAAAAGAGCAGCGGCAGCTTCATCCCCTACTGCTCGATGGCACAGGCCCAGCTCTGTTTCCACGGACACCGAGACGCAGTCAAGTTCTTCGTATCAGTGCCCG gcaaTGTTCTGGCCACCCTGAATGGCAGCGTGCTGGACAGTCCGTCTGAGGGGCAGGGCTCCACAGCGCCCCCAGAGACCGAGGCCCAGAGTGTTCACAACGTGCTGGtgctgagtggaggagagggcTACATCGACTTCCGTATCG gcGATGGAGAAGACGACgagacggaggagggagagagcggtGGGGCCACGCAGATGAAACCTGCCTTGTGCAAAGCGGAGCGGAGCCACATCATCGTCTGGCAGGTGTCTTACGTACCCGAGTGA
- the mapk8ip3 gene encoding C-Jun-amino-terminal kinase-interacting protein 3 isoform X8 → MMELQIDEVVYQDDYGSGSVMSERVSGLANSIYREFERLIRSYDEEVVKELMPLVVNVLENLDGVLTENQEHEVELELLKEDNEQLITQYEREKALRKQAEEKFIEFEDALEAEKKDLQVQVEFLELQGKQLELKTKNYSDQITRLEERESDTKKEYNALHQRHTEMIQTYVEHIERSKMQQAGTNSQSEGPGCGRTQRHTWRKSKAERPPSLSLYPSGEGMVRGGLGGARMMPGKDTWQEDGSESDSVAATPSSTGSKSNTPTSSVPSATVTPINEGCLPNSEFDAMRAGNHRKSAKRLSRNMEVQVSQETRNVSIGMGSSDEWSEFQEIIDSTPELDMCVDHRGYGGGNSPSQGIVNEAFGINTDSLYHEIKDAKSDIIGDVDAGAELLGEFSVRDDFFGMGKEVENLLTENKQLLETKNALNIVKNDLIAKVDELSGVQEVLREELEAVRQSKNKVDARVKELEEELKRLRAEALGASRDSKDEGADDFSSPMQDGDMTMTQRRRFTRVEMARVLMERNQYKERLMELQEAVRWTEMIRASRESPPITEKKKSTIWQFFARLFSTSSSPPPVKRPYYSVNIHYKSPSPAGFSQRRSQTMCQISTSNRTLEFFPEELASNGVASLLSDSAVLARREQRREQYRQVREHMRRDDGIMQACGWSVPSRFKQTGGQTDTAQESPLKRQQTTNEKDDNRMKNVPVPVYCRPLVEKDPNRKLWCAAGVDLSGWRAGSQESPPSRALLGGSDPLHADEDGAEKKSSHTSPEKRKSKELQETDSMNSRVWILTSTHSASKVVIIDANQPGSLVDQFNVCNAHVLCISSVPAASESDYPAGEIVLDPGDAGTGAGEDTGSVENMLAGITLVGCATNCSVARSNCSSRTDTPIMDKGQAPTAPPMNGKIHPAQSAEEATEATEVSESTANHTMGSGPPGPFTEHVFTDPQPRPTDVSDRNGGLSKEESSQPPESEDGCDDSKSYTSVAPTMWLGAQNGWLYVHSAVGNWKKCLHSIKLKDSVLSLVHVKGRVLVALADGTLAIFHRSEDGQWDLSNYHLMDLGRPHHSIRCMAVVHDKVWCGYKNKIHVIQPKSMQIEKSFDAHPRRESQVRQLAWIGDGVWVSIRLDSTLRLYHAHTHQHLQDVDIEPYVSKMLGTGKLGFSFVRITALLIGGNRLWVGTGNGVIISIPLTETVVLHRGQLLGLRANKVSPTSSGGVIHVYGDDGSEKSSGSFIPYCSMAQAQLCFHGHRDAVKFFVSVPGNVLATLNGSVLDSPSEGQGSTAPPETEAQSVHNVLVLSGGEGYIDFRIGDGEDDETEEGESGGATQMKPALCKAERSHIIVWQVSYVPE, encoded by the exons ATGATGGAGCTGCAGATCGACGAGGTGGTCTACCAGGACGACTACGGCTCCGGCTCCGTGATGTCGGAGCGGGTGTCGGGCCTGGCCAACAGCATCTACCGGGAGTTCGAGCGGCTGATCCGCAGCTACGACGAGGAGGTGGTGAAGGAGCTGATGCCGCTGGTGGTGAACGTGCTGGAGAACCTGGACGGGGTGCTCACCGAGAACCAGGAGCACGaagtggagctggagctgctgaaggaggACAACGAGCAGCTCATCACCCAGTACGAGCGGGAGAAGGCGCTGAGGAAGCAGGCGGAGGAG AAATTCATTGAGTTTGAAGATGCCTTGGAAGCTGAGAAGAAGGACCTGCAGGTACAGGTGGAGTTTCTGGAGCTGCAGGGGAAACAGCTGGAGCTCAAGACAAAGAACTACTCCGACCAAA tcacTCGGCTGGAGGAGCGAGAGTCAGACACGAAGAAAGAGTACAACGCTCTGCACCAGCGCCACACTGAG ATGATCCAGACGTACGTCGAGCACATAGAGCGGTCCAAAATGCAGCAGGCAGGGACCAACAGCCAATCGGAAGGCCCCGGCTGTGGACGAAC TCAACGCCACACATGGAGGAAAAG CAAAGCGGAGCGCCCGCCGTCGTTGAGCCTGTACCCCAGCGGCGAGGGCATGGTACGTGGGGGTCTCGGGGGGGCTAGGATGATGCCCGGGAAAGACACCTGGCAG GAGGATGGATCCGAGTCCGACTCAGTAGCAGCCACGCCCAGCAGCACGGGGAGCAAGTCCAACACACCCACCTCCTCCGTCCCCTCCGCCACCGTCACCCCGATCAACGAGGGCTGCCTCCCCAACTCCGAGTTCGATGCCATGCGGGCCGGGAACCACAGGAAAAGTGCCAAGCGGCTCAGCCGGAATATGGAAGTGCAGGTTTCCCAGGAAACCAGGAACGTCAGCATCG GTATGGGAAGCAGTGATGAGTGGTCCGAGTTCCAGGAGATCATCGATTCTACTCCTGAGCTCGACATGTGTGTGGACCACCGCGGGTACGGGGGAGGAAACAG ccCCTCCCAGGGCATCGTGAACGAGGCCTTCGGCATCAACACCGACTCCCTTTATCACGAGATCAAAGACGCCAAGTCGGACATCATCGGAGACGTAGATGCAGGCGCCGAGCTGCTCG GCGAGTTCTCAG TCCGCGATGATTTCTTCG GGATGGGCAAGGAGGTGGAGAACCTGCTGACAGAGAACAAACAGCTCCTAGAGACCAA AAACGCTCTGAACATTGTGAAAAACGACCTTATTGCCAAAGTGGACGAGCTGTCGGGGGTGCAGGAGGTGCtgagggaggagctggaggccgTGAGGCAGTCGAAGAACAAGGTGGACGCCAGAgtcaaggagctggaggaagaacTCAAGAG GTTAAGAGCCGAAGCTCTCGGTGCGTCTCGGGACTCTAAGGATGAAGGAGCGGATGAT TTCTCATCGCCCATGCAGGACGGCGACATGACAATGACCCAGCGGCGGCGATTCACCCGGGTGGAGATGGCGCGCGTGCTGATGGAGAGGAACCAGTACAAAGAGAGACTGATGGAACTGCAGGAGGCCGTACGGTGGACGGAAATGATCAG GGCGTCCCGGGAGAGTCCTCcaatcacagagaaaaagaagtcAACCATCTGGCAGTT CTTTGCACGTCTCTTCAGCACGTCGTCCAGCCCTCCGCCGGTCAAGCGGCCGTACTACAGCGTCAACATCCACTACAAGTCGCCCTCGCCGGCCGGCTTCTCTCAGCGACGCAGCCAAACCATGTGTCAGATCTCCACCTCCAACCGCACGCTGGAGTTCTTCCCCGAAGA ACTGGCCAGTAACGGTGTTGCGTCTCTCCTCAGTGACTCGGCGGTCTTAGCCCGCCGAGAGCAGCGGCGTGAACAGTACCGGCAGGTCCGCGAGCACATGCGCCGCGATGACGGCATCATGCAGGCCTGTGGCTGGAGTGTGCCGTCACGCTTcaaacag ACTGGTGGTCAGACGGACACCGCTCAGGAAAGCCCGCTGAAGAGACAACAG ACCACCAACGAAAAAGACGATAATCGCATGAAGAATGTTCCTGTCCCGGTGTActgtcgccccctggtggagaaGGACCCCAACAGGAAG ttGTGGTGTGCGGCAGGCGTGGACCTGTCAGGATGGAGGGCCGGCAGCCAGGAGTCGCCACCAAGCAGAGCCCTGTTGGGCGGCAGCGATCCCCTGCACGCTGACGAGGACGGAGCGGAGAAGAAGAGCAGCCACACGTCCCCGGAGAAGAGGAAG TCAAAGGAGCTCCAAGAAACAGACAGCATGAACAGTCGAGTGTGGATACTCACCAGCACTCACTCTGCCAGCAAGGTGGTCATCATCGACGCCAACCAGCCGGGCTCACTGGTCGACCAGTTCAACGTCTGCAACGCCCACGTGCTCTGCATCTCCAGCGTCCCAG ctgCCAGTGAGAGCGACTACCCAGCAGGAGAGATCGTGTTGGATCCGGGTGACGCTGGCACCGGCGCAGGCGAGGACACCGGTAGTGTGGAGAACATGTTGGCCGGTATCACTCTCGTCGGCTGCGCCACCAACTGCAGCGTTGCCCGTAGCAACTGCTCCTCACGCACTGATACCCCCATAATGGACAAAGGACAAG CCCCCACTGCTCCCCCCATGAACGGGAAGATTCACCCTGCACAGTCGGCCGAGGAAGCCACTGAAGCCACAGAGGTCTCAGAGTCAACAGCCAACCACACGATGGGATCCGGCCCTCCAGGACCATTCACCGAGCACGTCTTCACCGATCCCCAGCCTCGTCCTACAGACGTCTCCGACAG AAACGGAGGCCTGTCCAAAGAGGAATCGTCTCAGCCTCCAGAGTCAGAGGACGGATGCGACGATTCCAAAAGCTACACGAGCGTGGCCCCCACCATGTGGCTCGGGGCCCAGAACGGCTG GCTCTACGTGCACTCGGCCGTTGGAAACTGGAAGAAGTGTCTCCACTCCATCAAACTCAAAGACTCGGTGCTCAGCTTGGT GCATGTGAAAGGTCGTGTGCTGGTCGCCCTCGCTGACGGGACCCTCGCCATTTTCCACAGATCAGAGG ACGGCCAGTGGGATTTGTCCAACTACCACCTCATGGACCTCGGTCGGCCTCATCACTCCATCCGCTGCATGGCGGTCGTCCACGACAAGGTGTGGTGCGGCTACAAGAACAAGATCCACGTCATCCAGCCCAAGAGCATGCAGATCGAG AAGTCCTTCGACGCGCACCCCCGCAGGGAGAGCCAGGTGCGGCAGCTAGCGTGGATCGGCGATGGCGTGTGGGTGTCGATCCGGCTCGACTCCACCCTGCGCCTCTACCACGCCCACACGCACCAGCACCTCCAGGACGTGGACATTGAGCCGTACGTCAGCAAGATGCTGG GTACCGGCAAGCTGGGCTTCTCCTTCGTGCGAATCACGGCGCTTCTGATCGGTGGGAATCGCCTGTGGGTAGGAACTGGGAACGGTGTGATCATCTCCATCCCACTGACGGAGA CGGTGGTCCTTCACCGGGGACAGCTCCTGGGTTTGAGGG CCAATAAAGTGTCTCCAACATCCTCCGGGGGAGTCATCCACGTGTACGGCGACGACGGCTCTGAAAAGAGCAGCGGCAGCTTCATCCCCTACTGCTCGATGGCACAGGCCCAGCTCTGTTTCCACGGACACCGAGACGCAGTCAAGTTCTTCGTATCAGTGCCCG gcaaTGTTCTGGCCACCCTGAATGGCAGCGTGCTGGACAGTCCGTCTGAGGGGCAGGGCTCCACAGCGCCCCCAGAGACCGAGGCCCAGAGTGTTCACAACGTGCTGGtgctgagtggaggagagggcTACATCGACTTCCGTATCG gcGATGGAGAAGACGACgagacggaggagggagagagcggtGGGGCCACGCAGATGAAACCTGCCTTGTGCAAAGCGGAGCGGAGCCACATCATCGTCTGGCAGGTGTCTTACGTACCCGAGTGA